A part of Capsicum annuum cultivar UCD-10X-F1 chromosome 6, UCD10Xv1.1, whole genome shotgun sequence genomic DNA contains:
- the LOC107875500 gene encoding tubulin beta chain — protein MREILHIQGGQCGNQIGSKFWEVVCAEHGIDSTGRYHGDTDLQLERVNVYYNEASGGRFVPRAVLMDLEPGTMDSIRSGTYGQIFRPDNFVFGQSGAGNNWAKGHYTEGAELIDAVLDVVRKEAENCDCLQGFQVCHSLGGGTGSGMGTLLISKIREEYPDRMMLTFSVFPSPKVSDTVVEPYNATLSVHQLVENADECMVLDNEALYDICFRTLKLTTPSFGDLNHLISATMSGVTCCLRFPGQLNSDLRKLAVNLIPFPRLHFFMVGFAPLTSRGSQQYRALTVPELTQQMWDAKNMMCAADPRHGRYLTASAMFRGKMSTKEVDEQMLNVQNKNSSYFIEWIPNNVKSTVCDIPPTGLKMASTFIGNSTSIQEMFRRVSEQFTAMFRRKAFLHWYTGEGMDEMEFTEAESNMNDLVSEYQQYQDAVADEDEYEDEEEDPAYQD, from the exons ATGCGTGAAATTCTTCACATTCAAGGTGGCCAATGCGGCAACCAAATCGGATCAAAGTTCTGGGAAGTTGTATGTGCGGAGCACGGTATTGATTCCACCGGAAGGTACCATGGGGACACAGATCTGCAGCTTGAGAGGGTGAATGTGTATTACAATGAAGCGAGTGGTGGAAGGTTTGTTCCTAGGGCTGTGCTTATGGATCTGGAACCAGGGACCATGGATAGTATTAGATCTGGGACTTATGGACAGATCTTTCGCCCTGATAACTTTGTGTTTGGACAATCTGGTGCGGGGAATAACTGGGCGAAAGGTCATTATACTGAAGGGGCTGAGCTGATTGATGCTGTTCTCGATGTTGTTCGTAAAGAAGCTGAGAATTGTGATTGCCTACAAG GGTTTCAGGTGTGCCATTCCCTGGGAGGAGGGACCGGATCTGGAATGGGGACCCTTCTGATATCAAAGATAAGAGAGGAGTATCCAGATAGAATGATGCTCACTTTCTCTGTTTTCCCATCTCCAAAGGTTTCAGACACTGTTGTTGAGCCTTACAACGCCACACTATCTGTTCATCAGCTTGTGGAGAATGCAGATGAGTGCATGGTTCTTGACAATGAGGCATTGTATGACATTTGTTTCCGTACCCTCAAACTGACAACTCCTAGCT TTGGTGACCTGAATCACCTAATATCTGCAACCATGTCCGGAGTAACTTGTTGCCTCAGATTTCCTGGACAGCTTAACTCTGATCTCAGAAAACTTGCTGTAAACCTCATTCCTTTCCCCCGCCTTCACTTTTTCATGGTTGGTTTTGCACCACTCACCTCACGAGGTTCACAACAGTACCGTGCTTTGACTGTCCCTGAGTTAACTCAGCAAATGTGGGATGCGAAGAACATGATGTGTGCTGCTGACCCTCGACATGGCCGTTATTTGACAGCATCAGCTATGTTCCGTGGAAAGATGAGCACCAAGGAAGTTGATGAGCAGATGCTTAACGTGCAGAACAAAAATTCCTCTTACTTCATTGAGTGGATCCCCAACAATGTCAAATCAACAGTCTGTGACATTCCACCAACTGGTCTAAAGATGGCATCAACTTTCATTGGAAACTCAACCTCAATTCAAGAAATGTTCCGTCGTGTTAGTGAGCAATTCACAGCCATGTTTAGGAGGAAGGCTTTCTTGCACTGGTACACCGGGGAAGGAATGGATGAGATGGAGTTCACTGAGGCAGAAAGTAACATGAATGATTTGGTCTCTGAATACCAGCAGTATCAAGATGCAGTAGCAGATGAGGATGAGTACGAGGATGAAGAGGAAGATCCTGCATATCAGGACTGA